A region from the Triplophysa rosa linkage group LG4, Trosa_1v2, whole genome shotgun sequence genome encodes:
- the LOC130553187 gene encoding GTPase IMAP family member 8-like, which produces MEMGRKINPQHPECETNSSDLRIVLLGKTGVEKSSVGNMILSREAFKEKSRVSEVQRGRADDRNISVIDTPGFFSTELTDEDLQNEMMKSLSLSHPGPHVFLLIVRPDAFRERYVEMIVQKIRENFGAQVLKFTLVLFIRDQMSNKEWMILTLSKKCQDLISHFRGRHHVINTASETTGQITALLEKIDQVVKQNNNQHFNNNINPKSPTLKNDELKTIKWKEMESEVESLRYTFKKMGEKKETVNTEDIQKRRESWQSSETKDDLRIVIVGKSGAGKSATGNTIQGSSKFKEEMSSKSVTKECQTHQEKVEGKNISVTDTPGLFDTSFTKEELKKEIEKCVYMSAPGPHVFLLVLRVDVRFTEEERNTVKWIQENFSDDAMNYAMVLFTRGDQLNKPIEEFLEDDKHLKDLVDKCKGGYHVLNNKVKDQRQVTELLKKIHTLVQKNVGQHYTNDMYQEAQRKFIEKRERKREEEEKKTKEGEKMIRKEERDQIKDKVKKVALGVGMGMGAAGAVVGTIALAATPAVIIPALLIAGGVAVSGGAGGTLVIDKVKNTFMQKKKTENATKSTAATTETTTTDS; this is translated from the exons ATGGAGATGGGCAGAAAAATAAATCCACAACATCCAG AATGTGAGACCAATTCATCTGATCTCAGGATTGTGTTGTTGGGGAAGACTGGAGTTGAAAAAAGTTCTGTAGGAAACATGATTCTGAGCAGAGAAGCGTTTAAAGAGAAGAGCAGAGTGAGTGAAGTACAGAGAGGACGAGCAGACGACAGAAACATCTCAGTTATTGACACTCCAGGATTCTTCAGCACTGAACTGACTGATGAAGATCTACAGAATGAAATGATGAagagtctttctctctctcatcctggTCCTCATGTCTTCCTGCTCATAGTCAGACCGGACGCATTCAGAGAACGTTATGTGGAAATGATTGTACAAAAGATACGGGAGAATTTTGGAGCGCAAGTGCTGAAGTTCACCCTAGTGCTGTTTATTAGAGATCAAATGTCAAATAAAGAATGGATGATCTTAACGCTCAGTAAAAAATGTCAGGATCTCATCAGTCATTTTAGAGGAAGACATCATGTGATAAACACGGCGAGTGAGACAACAGGCCAGATTACAGCACTTCTGGAAAAAATTGATCAAGTtgtcaaacaaaataataaccAACATTTCAACAACAATATTAACCCAAAGTCTCCAACACTCAAAAACGACgagttaaaaacaataaaatggaAAGAAATGGAGTCTGAAGTAGAATCTCTGAGATACACATTTAAGAAAAtgggagaaaaaaaagagacgGTCAACACAGAAGATATCCAGAAACGGAGGGAAAGCTGGCAATCCAGTGAAACAAAAGATG ATCTCAGGATTGTGATTGTGGGTAAATCTGGAGCTGGGAAGAGCGCAACAGGAAACACTATACAGGGAAGCAGTAAGTTTAAAGAAGAAATGTCATCTAAATCTGTAACCAAGGAGTGTCAAACACATCAGGAGAAGGTAGAAGGTAAAAACATCTCCGTCACAGATACTCCAGGACTGTTTGACACATCATTCACTAAAGAAGAACTGAAGAAAGAAATAGAGAAGTGTGTCTACATGTCAGCTCCTGGTCCTCACGTGTTTCTGCTGGTGCTGAGAGTGGATGTGAGATTCACTGAGGAGGAGAGAAACACAGTCAAATGGATTCAGGAGAACTTCTCAGATGATGCTATGAACTATGCCATGGTGCTGTTCACTCGAGGTGATCAGTTAAACAAACCAATAGAAGAGTTTCTGGAGGATGACAAACACCTGAAAGATCTAGTTGATAAGTGTAAAGGAGGATATCATGTTCTGAACAACAAAGTTAAAGACCAAAGACAGGTTACTGAACTGTTGAAGAAGATCCACACTCTGGTGCAGAAGAACGTAGGACAGCATTACACCAATGACATGTACCAGGAAGCTCAGAGAAAATTCATTGAAAAacgggagagaaagagagaagaagAAGAGAAGAAAACAAAGGAAGGGGAGAAAATGATaagaaaagaagaaagagaTCAGATCAAAGATAAAGTTAAGAAGGTTGCTTTAGGTGTGGGAATGGGAATGGGGGCAGCAGGAGCAGTTGTAGGAACTATAGCTCTGGCCGCTACACCTGCG